One genomic window of Misgurnus anguillicaudatus chromosome 12, ASM2758022v2, whole genome shotgun sequence includes the following:
- the LOC129445993 gene encoding uncharacterized protein, translated as MAFANFKVTQSQQLVMRASGEAVAFVAAKGPRGTAAAAAAAAAKAKKPEEVEKEAQALVVSKGGDPGNGMLVLGCYSIQFGMYRGQTFRWLLENDVGYTTQLVASHQREREKSASNSPLMANKDALVRYSCAHPAFVEQLRFHRVYEEARARASQPGCEGEALVGFGEYKEVTLKDLYSSEKKKHQNFVKYLRRTTPQPGTTMSTAKMYILAQDKKRSAEAAAPPLPPTTSSGPSKAASTTLPPQKPIASMLSGLLGKRPMAPGKLQAEVRKLMSTSARPAVPAVSTSVRDQRPSVPPPTTEVTDEELIQMATDLETVVTVDA; from the exons ATGGCTTTTGCTAACTTTAAAGTAACACAATCGCAGCAGCTCGTCATGCGGGCCTCTGGTGAGGCAGTGGCCTTTGTCGCCGCTAAGGGGCCACGCGGGACCGCCGCCGCCGCCGCTGCTGCTGCTGCGAAGGCCAAGAAGCCGGAGGAGGTGGAGAAAGAGGCCCAGGCCCTCGTCGTCTCCAAGGGCGGTGACCCTGGTAACGGCATGCTGGTGCTGGGCTGctacagcattcagtttggtaTGTACCGGGGTCAAACGTTCCGTTGGCTCCTGGAGAACGACGTGGGCTACACCACGCAGTTGGTTGCCAGCCACCAGCGGGAGCGGGAGAAAAGTGCCTCCAACAGCCCCCTTATGGCCAACAAGGACGCACTCGTCCGGTACTCGTGCGCCCACCCTGCTTTTGTGGAGCAGCTGAGGTTCCACCGGGTGTACGAGGAGGCCCGGGCTCGCGCCTCTCAGCCCGGGTGTGAGGGCGAGGCGCTTGTTGGCTTTGGGGAGTACAAGGAGGTCACCCTGAAGGACCTGTACAGCTCCGAAAAAAAGAAGCACCAGAA CTTTGTCAAGTACCTACGGCGGACGACACCGCAGCCTGGGACCACGATGTCCACCGCCAAGATGTACATCCTGGCCCAAGACAAGAAGCGGTCGGCAGAGGCGGCTGCTCCCCCCCTACCTCCCACCACCAGCAGTGGCCCCAGCAAGGCCGCTTCCACCACGCTGCCGCCACAAAAGCCGATCGCTTCCATGTTGTCGGGCCTACTTGGAAAACGTCCAATGGCCCCAGGTAAGCTGCAGGCCGAGGTCAGGAAGCTGATGAGCACGTCAGCACGGCCTGCAGTTCCAG cGGTGTCTACATCCGTCAGAGACCAGCGCCCCTCTGTGCCGCCCCCCACCACAGAGGTGACGGATGAGGAACTGATCCAGATGGCAACTGACTTAGAAACGG TCGTTACAGTTGATGCTTGA